The stretch of DNA ATAAAAACTCTGAAAATATTTCTCCTTTGGTAATGCTTTCAAATGCTTCTTTCATTACAGGAAAACCAACAGGCAAATAAGCAACCGCATACCATGCAATGCGTACCCAACCTGTAAACCATGTTTGCGTTATCCAATTATCAAAAGCTATTGCTACAATGAGCAAAGCAAAACTTATGATTGCAGGCATAAACATTTGCAGCGTTGTTTGCTTGCTGTTTTCGTGGTCGTGTCCATCACCTTCTTCATGGTCATGGTCGTGTCCATCATGTTCAGTATGTCCTTCTTTTAATAAACGTTTTGCACCAGCATTGGTGTAAATTTTTTCTTGCTGTGTACAACAAAGTTGCTTGCCGTTTTTGTCGTATTTATGTTGATGTGCCATTTTATTTATTTTGATTAATGATTGTTAGCAAATCTTGTGGAATTTCCATTGGCTTTAATGGTGGTACATTGGCACCACCTGTATTACCAACAGGTATATGACCTACAAATGATTTAACGCCACCAACTAAAAGCCTTGGTATTTGCCCAATAACTTCTTTTGCATTTTTTATTTTAATACCAAACAAAAACATTTTCCAATGTACTGTTGTATGTTCCATTGGATAAGGCTGTCCTAAAATGTGTGCCCGTTCTAAGTGTCGCCAACTTTGCTGAAAATACCTTTTGGTAAAGGTGTTTTTAGCTTCGGTTAGTTCCTTTTGAAAATAGGGTTTTAGTGCTGTTGGCATTGATGTGTTGAATTTCATTGTTTTAAATTTTAATGTGCGTGTGCCTCGCCTTTGTTGTTCATTTTAGCTAAAATAAAAAATGCTCCATTTACAACTACCTTGCTATTGGCAGGAATTTCTTTGAGCAAAGTAATTTCACTGTAACCTACATCGGTTGTGCCTTTGCGAACTGGAATTTTTTCAAAAGTTGTTCCTTCTTCTTTGTGTTCGGGTTCTTCTTTTTCGCTATGCTGATGTCCGCTTTCATCGTGTTTGTGTTCGGCTGTTTCGGTTTCGCTGTGGTGTTCTTCTTCGCTATGAGCATCGGTAACAATAAAAATATAGTCCTGCCCTTCGTGGTTTACAATGGCGTTGGTAGGCACGGCATCAACGGTAGCATTTTCTA from Bacteroidota bacterium encodes:
- a CDS encoding DUF3703 domain-containing protein is translated as MKFNTSMPTALKPYFQKELTEAKNTFTKRYFQQSWRHLERAHILGQPYPMEHTTVHWKMFLFGIKIKNAKEVIGQIPRLLVGGVKSFVGHIPVGNTGGANVPPLKPMEIPQDLLTIINQNK